A single genomic interval of Methylophilales bacterium MBRSF5 harbors:
- a CDS encoding magnesium and cobalt efflux protein CorC produces MIDLPITYQITILFCLLFISGFFSIAETSLMGINKHRLQYLEKKGVKSARLANKLIKQTDKLLSVILICNNFSNAAAASMVTVISIQLFNSDEEILLASTLIVTFLIVIFSEITPKVIAAAYSEKLALACSFVLYPLLKVLYPIVLFINFFVLSILKVFNIKLNFNEKNLITMDELKSVISSSSKGITNKNQSMLINLIDLENDSVDDLMIPHTNVEFININQEVDEIFKKLKTYHHEFILVRSNDSQQITGLLNIRKLIKFIDDQDGITIDKIRDTIEPAEFVASGTSLHKQIQNFQENKYKIAVVVNEYGDFMGIITLEDILEEITGEFSLNLPSDDAKIINENDGWIIEGGCNLKKINKITKLNLSSQKAKTINGYILEYFEDIPETNTSFKIDGITFEIINAQDKYIKTLKVFK; encoded by the coding sequence GTGATTGACTTACCAATAACTTATCAAATTACTATTTTATTCTGCCTACTTTTTATCTCGGGTTTTTTTTCAATTGCAGAGACAAGTTTGATGGGTATTAATAAACACAGACTCCAGTATCTAGAAAAAAAGGGTGTAAAATCGGCTCGTTTGGCTAATAAATTAATTAAACAAACTGACAAGCTTTTGAGTGTGATTTTAATATGTAACAATTTCTCCAATGCTGCAGCCGCCTCAATGGTTACGGTTATATCAATTCAGCTATTTAATTCAGATGAGGAAATTTTATTGGCCTCAACTTTAATAGTAACTTTTTTAATTGTTATTTTTAGTGAAATTACCCCAAAAGTTATTGCGGCTGCATATAGTGAGAAATTGGCCTTGGCATGTAGCTTTGTACTATATCCTCTTCTTAAAGTTCTTTATCCGATAGTCTTATTTATTAACTTTTTTGTATTATCAATTCTAAAAGTCTTCAATATAAAGCTGAATTTTAATGAAAAAAATTTGATTACTATGGATGAGCTAAAATCTGTGATCTCATCTTCAAGCAAGGGCATTACAAACAAAAATCAATCTATGCTCATTAATTTAATTGATCTAGAGAATGATAGTGTTGACGATCTAATGATTCCGCATACCAATGTTGAATTCATCAATATAAATCAAGAAGTTGATGAGATATTTAAAAAATTAAAAACTTATCACCATGAGTTTATATTAGTCCGAAGTAATGATAGTCAACAAATAACCGGATTATTAAATATCAGAAAATTAATAAAATTCATTGATGATCAGGATGGCATTACAATTGATAAGATTAGGGATACCATAGAGCCAGCAGAATTTGTTGCAAGTGGAACTTCTTTGCATAAACAAATTCAAAATTTTCAAGAAAATAAATATAAGATTGCTGTCGTTGTTAATGAATATGGCGACTTTATGGGGATAATTACTCTTGAAGATATTCTTGAGGAAATTACTGGTGAATTTAGTTTAAACCTGCCTTCAGATGATGCAAAGATTATTAATGAAAATGATGGATGGATTATTGAAGGAGGATGTAACTTAAAAAAAATCAATAAAATTACTAAATTGAATTTGTCATCACAAAAAGCAAAAACAATTAACGGATATATCTTAGAATATTTTGAAGATATCCCAGAAACCAATACAAGCTTTAAAATTGATGGCATTACTTTTGAAATTATTAATGCGCAAGATAAATATATAAAAACTCTTAAGGTTTTTAAATAA
- a CDS encoding preprotein translocase subunit SecD: MNQFSRWKNTLILLTVVFAVFYALPNFFGEAPAVQIMPIKSGEKMDPIIASQSEKILEENNIPYNGVALTENYIKIKLTNNEDQLTSKGLLEDKLGPNFVVALNLLPNSPKWLESIGGQPMYLGLDLRGGVHFLMQVDLSNIEAKESSGRINEIRTLLRENKIRYDQISVEDGSILVQLTNEDDLKKSKSLLKQDDSSFEFSKRINLGGSIGKEKIKEITDNGAFVLAIEGSQANKEEMTKFAIKQNLETLNNRINELGVAEPIIQQQGENRIVVQLPGVQDTAKAKDIIGRTALLEMRLVDDEASPADIDDAIDGNIPFGRDLFYDRNQNPLLLKKDVILTGENINNAGPGVDNQTGQSIVSLNLDSKGANIFKKITRDNVGKRIAILLIEKDITEIITAPVIKSEIGGGRVQITGMKNAQEATDVSLLLRAGSLAAPMEIIEERTVGPSMGKENIQRGIQSTFWGFIAVIILISIYYMLFGLFSSIALSINLVLLVALLSTIQATLTLPGLAAMALTVGMAIDSNVLINERIRDEIRNGNTPQASIHLGYEKAWGTILDSNITTLIAGIALFMFGTGPIKGFAVVHVLGILTSMFSAILVSRALVNFFYGSKRKIDKLNIGEIYKVNN, from the coding sequence ATGAATCAGTTTTCTCGTTGGAAAAATACCTTAATTCTTTTAACAGTTGTCTTTGCTGTATTTTACGCGCTGCCCAATTTCTTTGGCGAGGCTCCTGCAGTACAAATTATGCCGATTAAATCGGGTGAAAAAATGGACCCCATTATTGCATCACAGTCCGAAAAAATACTCGAAGAAAATAATATTCCTTATAACGGAGTTGCCCTGACTGAGAATTACATAAAAATTAAACTCACCAATAACGAAGATCAACTAACGTCGAAAGGTTTGCTTGAAGACAAATTAGGTCCTAATTTTGTGGTGGCATTGAATTTACTTCCTAATTCACCCAAATGGCTTGAAAGTATTGGGGGTCAACCCATGTATTTAGGTCTTGATTTAAGAGGTGGTGTGCATTTTCTAATGCAAGTTGATTTAAGTAATATTGAAGCAAAAGAGTCCTCTGGAAGGATTAATGAAATCAGAACATTATTAAGAGAAAATAAGATTAGATATGATCAGATTTCTGTCGAAGACGGTTCAATATTAGTTCAGCTTACCAATGAAGACGATTTGAAAAAATCAAAAAGTCTTCTGAAGCAGGATGATTCAAGTTTTGAATTTTCTAAAAGAATAAATCTGGGTGGATCTATCGGCAAAGAAAAGATCAAAGAAATTACAGATAATGGAGCCTTTGTTCTTGCTATTGAGGGCTCGCAAGCAAATAAAGAAGAGATGACAAAATTTGCTATCAAGCAGAATTTAGAAACATTAAATAATAGAATTAATGAGTTAGGTGTTGCCGAACCAATTATTCAACAACAAGGTGAGAATCGGATTGTTGTCCAATTACCTGGTGTGCAAGATACTGCTAAGGCAAAAGATATTATTGGTCGAACTGCGCTGCTTGAAATGAGGTTGGTTGATGATGAAGCTAGTCCGGCGGATATTGATGATGCCATTGACGGCAATATTCCTTTCGGTAGAGATTTATTTTATGACCGCAATCAAAACCCCTTGCTCCTCAAGAAAGATGTGATTTTAACTGGTGAAAATATCAATAACGCAGGGCCTGGAGTGGATAATCAAACTGGGCAATCAATTGTTTCATTGAATTTGGATAGTAAGGGTGCAAATATATTCAAAAAAATTACCCGGGATAATGTTGGTAAAAGAATTGCTATTTTATTAATTGAAAAAGATATAACAGAAATAATCACTGCACCAGTGATCAAAAGTGAGATTGGTGGCGGTAGAGTCCAAATTACTGGGATGAAAAATGCACAAGAAGCTACGGATGTTTCGTTATTGTTGAGAGCTGGCTCGCTAGCAGCGCCGATGGAGATCATTGAAGAAAGAACTGTTGGTCCGAGCATGGGTAAAGAAAACATTCAAAGAGGTATTCAATCGACTTTTTGGGGCTTCATTGCAGTAATTATATTAATTTCAATTTATTACATGTTGTTTGGTCTATTCTCATCGATCGCCCTGAGTATCAATTTAGTTCTACTTGTCGCACTTTTATCTACGATACAAGCAACATTAACTTTACCCGGTCTTGCGGCGATGGCACTTACAGTTGGTATGGCTATTGATTCAAATGTTCTAATTAATGAACGTATTAGAGATGAAATAAGAAATGGTAATACTCCGCAAGCAAGTATTCACTTGGGTTATGAGAAAGCTTGGGGAACAATATTAGATTCTAATATCACAACTCTGATTGCGGGTATAGCGCTATTTATGTTTGGGACTGGGCCTATTAAAGGTTTTGCTGTCGTCCATGTTTTAGGCATTCTTACATCTATGTTTTCAGCCATCTTGGTCTCAAGAGCCTTAGTTAACTTCTTCTATGGCTCAAAAAGAAAAATTGATAAGCTAAATATTGGTGAAATTTATAAGGTTAATAACTAA
- a CDS encoding Clp protease ClpS: MLVEPKKKVKPNLPKMFKVLVLNDDFTPMEFVVDVITKVFTKTEDEATRIMLKIHTEGMAICGIYPYEIAETKMNQVLKLAKEAQHPLQSIIEKI, translated from the coding sequence ATATTAGTTGAACCCAAAAAAAAGGTTAAACCAAATCTTCCCAAGATGTTCAAAGTTTTAGTTCTTAATGATGATTTTACTCCCATGGAATTTGTGGTTGACGTCATTACGAAAGTTTTCACAAAAACAGAGGATGAGGCAACAAGAATTATGTTGAAAATTCATACAGAGGGGATGGCAATATGTGGAATTTACCCATATGAAATCGCAGAAACCAAGATGAACCAGGTGTTAAAGTTAGCAAAAGAAGCTCAACACCCCTTGCAAAGTATTATAGAAAAGATATGA
- a CDS encoding CDP-diacylglycerol--serine O-phosphatidyltransferase: MNKSVKKQSEFYLLPNLFTTAALFFGFFSILNAMNGKFEFAALAIFFALVMDGLDGRVARLTNTESKFGAEYDSLSDMVSFGVAPALVMYVWALKPLGKIGWIGAFIYCACAAFRLARFNTKLDVLEKKYFFGFPSPAAAALVAAFIWVCIDNGISGNDIFLNFFQMQWFALVMILIAALSMVTDIKYYSGKDVNLRNSVPSVSILLIVMAFSLLSHSPAEIIFIIIFGYLLSGYLNVFRENFTIQKKNNRKKK; encoded by the coding sequence ATGAATAAATCAGTAAAAAAACAAAGCGAATTTTATTTACTTCCAAACTTATTTACAACAGCAGCATTATTTTTTGGTTTTTTTTCAATTTTAAATGCGATGAATGGAAAATTTGAATTTGCTGCATTGGCTATCTTTTTTGCGTTGGTCATGGATGGCCTTGATGGGAGAGTGGCAAGACTCACCAACACAGAAAGCAAGTTTGGTGCCGAGTATGATAGCTTGTCGGATATGGTATCTTTTGGTGTGGCTCCTGCACTTGTTATGTATGTTTGGGCCCTTAAGCCATTAGGTAAGATTGGATGGATTGGAGCTTTTATCTACTGCGCATGTGCAGCATTCAGATTGGCTAGATTTAACACAAAATTAGATGTGCTTGAAAAAAAATATTTCTTTGGATTTCCTTCTCCTGCGGCAGCAGCTTTGGTCGCTGCATTTATTTGGGTTTGCATTGACAACGGGATAAGTGGCAATGATATTTTTTTAAATTTTTTTCAAATGCAGTGGTTTGCACTGGTTATGATTTTGATTGCAGCATTATCGATGGTTACAGATATTAAGTATTACAGCGGTAAAGATGTAAATTTAAGAAATAGTGTTCCTTCGGTATCCATTTTATTGATTGTGATGGCTTTTTCACTTCTTTCACATAGTCCTGCTGAAATTATTTTTATAATTATTTTTGGTTATTTATTATCAGGGTATCTAAATGTTTTTAGAGAAAATTTCACAATTCAAAAAAAAAATAATAGAAAGAAAAAATGA
- a CDS encoding preprotein translocase subunit YajC — protein sequence MISLAYANSAPAPGGLMSFVPFIIIFILFYFMLIRPQMRQAKEHKKLLSELKKGDEIMLASGILGKIEKVSDNFVILEISDNTQIKVQKNSVQAVLNKGTIKSI from the coding sequence ATGATTTCACTAGCTTACGCAAACAGCGCACCTGCTCCAGGTGGTCTAATGAGTTTTGTTCCGTTCATCATTATCTTTATTTTGTTTTATTTTATGCTGATTCGTCCACAGATGAGGCAAGCGAAAGAGCATAAAAAATTATTATCAGAACTAAAAAAGGGAGATGAAATCATGCTTGCATCTGGAATCCTAGGAAAGATCGAAAAAGTCTCTGACAATTTTGTAATATTAGAAATATCCGATAATACTCAAATTAAGGTTCAAAAAAATTCAGTGCAAGCGGTCTTAAACAAGGGAACTATTAAGTCTATTTAA
- a CDS encoding 2-isopropylmalate synthase (catalyzes the formation of 2-isopropylmalate from acetyl-CoA and 2-oxoisovalerate in leucine biosynthesis) encodes MTDNLIIFDTTLRDGEQSPGASMTQEEKVRIALQLEKLGVNVIEAGFAAASPGDFKAIEAVAKKIQKSTVCSLARAVKNDIKKAGHAIQSAASGRIHTFIATSPIHMENKLRMTPDQVLNRAVEAVKWALEYTDDVEFSAEDAVRSEIPFLVEVFDAVIQAGAKTINVPDTVGYSIPFQWGDRIKQLIDKVPNSKSVIWSTHCHNDLGMAVANSLSAVLNGARQVECTINGLGERAGNASLEEVVMTVKTRQDIFNLQTNINTEFIVPTSRLVSTITGYAVQPNKAIVGANAFAHESGIHQDGVLKHRETYEIMKAEDVGWGANKISLGKLSGRNAFKNRLETLGIDLDSDDLLNAAFEKFKNLADKKSEIFDEDIHALISDEYSADTAEIFKLISLKATAEINKKPTAQITIDRDGEELSEDSEGSGMVDATFKAIEKIVKSDSELLLYSVSNITTGTDAQGEVTVRLAKGGRVVNGQGSDTDIVIASAKAYINAANKILSKLERAHPQV; translated from the coding sequence ATGACAGATAATTTAATAATATTTGACACCACGTTAAGAGATGGGGAGCAAAGCCCGGGTGCTTCCATGACTCAAGAAGAGAAGGTTCGAATTGCACTACAGTTGGAAAAGCTTGGAGTTAATGTCATTGAGGCAGGTTTTGCGGCAGCGAGCCCTGGAGACTTTAAGGCCATTGAGGCGGTTGCAAAAAAAATTCAGAAATCTACTGTTTGTTCACTCGCTCGGGCAGTAAAAAACGATATTAAAAAAGCAGGACATGCTATTCAGAGTGCTGCTTCAGGAAGAATTCATACATTTATTGCGACAAGTCCGATTCACATGGAAAATAAATTAAGAATGACCCCTGATCAAGTTTTAAATAGAGCGGTTGAGGCTGTAAAATGGGCCCTTGAGTATACTGATGACGTAGAATTTTCTGCTGAAGATGCTGTTCGATCTGAGATACCATTCTTGGTTGAGGTTTTTGATGCGGTTATACAGGCTGGTGCTAAAACAATTAACGTCCCTGATACAGTAGGATATTCAATTCCCTTTCAGTGGGGTGATCGAATTAAACAGCTGATTGATAAGGTGCCTAATTCAAAATCAGTCATATGGTCTACTCATTGTCATAATGATCTTGGTATGGCGGTTGCAAATTCATTATCAGCCGTTTTAAATGGCGCTAGACAAGTTGAATGTACAATCAATGGCCTTGGTGAAAGGGCTGGAAATGCCAGCTTAGAAGAAGTTGTGATGACAGTGAAAACTAGACAAGATATTTTTAATTTACAAACCAATATTAATACTGAATTTATTGTGCCAACATCTAGGCTGGTGTCAACAATTACAGGATATGCTGTTCAGCCTAATAAGGCGATTGTTGGAGCAAATGCCTTTGCCCATGAGTCTGGAATTCATCAAGATGGTGTTTTAAAGCATAGGGAAACCTATGAAATTATGAAGGCTGAAGATGTGGGATGGGGTGCTAATAAAATTTCATTAGGTAAGCTTTCTGGTAGAAATGCCTTCAAGAACCGTTTAGAAACACTTGGTATTGATCTGGATTCGGATGATCTTTTAAATGCGGCATTTGAAAAATTTAAAAATTTAGCGGATAAGAAATCAGAGATTTTTGATGAAGATATTCATGCATTAATAAGTGATGAGTATTCTGCAGATACTGCAGAGATTTTTAAATTAATATCCTTGAAAGCGACAGCGGAGATTAATAAGAAACCAACTGCCCAAATTACAATTGACAGGGATGGTGAAGAGCTTTCTGAAGATTCCGAAGGAAGCGGCATGGTTGATGCTACTTTTAAAGCCATTGAAAAAATTGTTAAGTCAGATTCTGAACTACTACTGTATTCTGTTAGTAATATTACAACTGGTACTGATGCTCAGGGTGAGGTTACAGTTAGGCTAGCGAAGGGTGGGCGTGTTG
- the clpA gene encoding Clp protease ClpX (ATPase and specificity subunit of the ClpA-ClpP ATP dependent serine protease; directs protease to specific substrates) translates to MISQELEVSLHMAFMDARQKRHELITVEHLLVAMLDNPSAQEVLKACGANFDSLKKDLLNHIEEHTPIVNGENEVDTQPTLGFQRVIQRAMLHVQSSGKKEVTGANVLVAIFGEKDSHAVYFLHQQGIARLDVVNFIAHGIEKELDKENEADEVDENIDQKTQNKESDLESYALNLNKVVLDGKIDPVIGRENEIERVAQILCRRRKNNPLLVGDAGVGKTAIAEGLAKKIVDGDIPEVLKDTVIYSLDLGALIAGTKYRGDFEQRLKNVLRQLTKKPNAILFIDEIHTIIGAGSASGGTLDASNLLKPALAKGELRCIGATTFNEYRTVFEKDHALSRRFQKIDVDEPSIPVSIEILKGLKKSFESHHKIKFLNNALISAVELSAKYITDRKLPDKAIDIIDEAGALQKILPKTKQKKTISSKEIEEVISKIAKIPSKNINQDDLSMLRNLERDLKAIIFGQDEAINKLSTAIKMARSGLLSDNKPIGSFMFSGPTGVGKTEVAKQLAYTLGIELIRIDMSEFMERHAVSKLIGAPPGYVGFDQGGTLTESINKNPYAVLLLDEIEKAHPDVHNILLQIMDNGFLTDSNGRKIDFRNVTLIMTTNVGAESLSKSSLGFIADDQTVFDEKKEINKAFSPEFRNRIDAIVSFAPLENETILKVVDKFLIQLENQLHDKKVEVTFSDNLKNYLAKNGFDIKMGARPMSRLIQDTIRKALADELLFGKLVNGGDVHIDIDENENIKLQIESKQLTSSKKSLTSS, encoded by the coding sequence ATGATTTCACAAGAATTAGAAGTAAGTTTACACATGGCGTTTATGGATGCACGCCAAAAAAGACACGAGCTTATTACTGTAGAGCATCTATTAGTCGCTATGCTTGATAATCCATCTGCTCAAGAAGTATTAAAAGCTTGTGGAGCAAATTTTGACTCCCTGAAGAAAGACCTTCTTAACCATATTGAAGAGCATACCCCTATTGTCAATGGAGAAAATGAGGTTGATACACAGCCTACCCTAGGTTTTCAAAGGGTCATCCAAAGAGCTATGTTGCATGTGCAATCGTCTGGTAAGAAAGAGGTAACAGGGGCAAATGTTCTGGTTGCAATATTTGGTGAGAAAGATTCGCATGCGGTTTACTTTCTTCATCAACAAGGAATTGCAAGATTAGACGTTGTCAATTTTATCGCGCATGGAATTGAAAAAGAATTAGATAAAGAAAACGAAGCTGATGAGGTTGATGAAAATATTGATCAAAAAACTCAAAACAAAGAATCTGATCTTGAATCTTATGCGCTAAACCTTAATAAAGTTGTTCTTGATGGAAAAATTGACCCAGTTATTGGAAGAGAAAATGAAATTGAAAGAGTGGCTCAAATCTTATGTAGAAGAAGAAAAAACAATCCACTTCTAGTTGGTGATGCAGGTGTTGGCAAGACAGCCATAGCTGAAGGTCTTGCAAAAAAAATTGTTGATGGTGATATACCTGAAGTACTTAAAGACACCGTGATATATTCTTTAGATCTTGGCGCCCTTATTGCTGGTACAAAATATCGTGGTGATTTTGAACAGCGTCTAAAAAATGTCTTGAGACAACTTACAAAAAAACCTAATGCCATACTATTTATTGATGAGATCCACACCATCATTGGGGCAGGATCTGCTAGCGGTGGTACATTAGATGCATCAAATCTCCTTAAACCTGCTCTAGCTAAAGGGGAATTGAGATGTATTGGTGCAACAACTTTTAATGAATATAGAACTGTTTTTGAAAAAGATCATGCATTATCCAGACGTTTTCAAAAAATTGATGTCGATGAACCATCGATCCCAGTTTCTATAGAAATACTTAAAGGTTTAAAAAAATCATTTGAAAGTCATCACAAAATTAAGTTTTTAAACAACGCTTTGATTTCAGCGGTTGAATTATCAGCTAAATATATTACCGATAGAAAACTACCTGACAAAGCGATTGATATTATTGATGAAGCTGGGGCATTACAAAAAATACTCCCAAAAACTAAACAAAAGAAAACTATTTCTTCGAAAGAAATTGAGGAAGTGATTTCAAAAATTGCGAAGATTCCATCAAAAAATATCAATCAAGACGATCTAAGCATGTTAAGAAACTTAGAGAGAGATCTGAAAGCTATAATTTTTGGTCAAGATGAAGCCATTAATAAACTATCAACAGCAATAAAAATGGCTCGCAGTGGTTTACTGTCAGACAATAAACCGATTGGTAGTTTTATGTTTAGTGGGCCAACTGGGGTTGGTAAAACTGAAGTCGCTAAGCAGCTGGCGTATACATTAGGTATTGAATTAATTCGTATTGATATGAGTGAATTCATGGAGAGACATGCCGTATCAAAATTAATTGGTGCTCCCCCTGGATACGTTGGATTTGATCAAGGTGGTACTCTTACAGAGTCAATCAATAAAAATCCATATGCGGTTTTATTACTTGATGAGATTGAGAAAGCACACCCTGATGTTCATAACATACTTCTTCAAATCATGGACAATGGCTTCCTCACCGATAGCAATGGAAGGAAAATTGACTTTAGGAATGTTACTTTAATTATGACCACAAACGTTGGCGCTGAGTCATTATCAAAATCCTCATTAGGATTTATTGCAGATGATCAAACTGTTTTTGACGAGAAAAAAGAAATTAATAAAGCCTTCTCTCCAGAGTTTAGAAATCGTATTGATGCTATTGTTTCTTTTGCCCCACTTGAGAATGAGACTATTCTTAAAGTTGTAGATAAATTTTTAATCCAACTTGAGAATCAGCTACATGACAAAAAAGTTGAAGTGACTTTTTCAGATAATTTAAAAAATTATTTAGCCAAAAATGGTTTCGATATCAAAATGGGTGCTAGACCTATGTCAAGATTAATTCAAGACACTATTAGAAAAGCTCTTGCTGACGAATTACTATTTGGAAAATTAGTTAACGGGGGCGATGTTCATATTGATATTGATGAAAATGAAAATATCAAGCTACAGATTGAGTCGAAACAATTGACATCATCTAAGAAATCTTTGACTTCATCATAA
- a CDS encoding preprotein translocase subunit SecF, translating into MEIFRVKNDIPFLRYRKIAAFISIITFILAFFFLFQKGLNYGVDFTGGTIIEISYEEKANVDEIREQLTKINLNEIQVQNFGTDKDVLIRMPLNEAITIAELSELVNQELTKLNIPFEIKRVESVGGQVGEELFENGALAILFVCLGIILYLSLRFEWRFALAAVVANMHDVIIILGFFAFFQWEFNLTVLAAVLAVLGYSVNESVVVFDRVRENFKKMRRSSVIDVMNNAITRTMSRTIMTHLSTQTVVISMLIFGGEILHNFSLALTIGILFGIYSSIMVGCPMALWLGTNQSNLAGSTPQKKEEMESTP; encoded by the coding sequence ATGGAAATATTTCGCGTAAAAAATGATATTCCTTTCTTAAGATATCGAAAGATTGCGGCGTTCATCTCAATCATTACTTTTATTTTGGCATTTTTTTTCTTATTCCAAAAGGGCTTAAATTACGGTGTAGATTTTACTGGTGGGACGATCATTGAAATATCCTATGAAGAAAAAGCTAATGTTGATGAGATTAGAGAGCAGCTAACAAAAATAAACTTAAATGAAATTCAGGTTCAAAATTTTGGCACCGATAAAGACGTTCTAATCAGAATGCCTTTAAATGAAGCTATTACAATCGCTGAACTATCTGAGTTGGTTAATCAAGAGCTAACCAAACTGAATATTCCATTTGAAATTAAGAGAGTCGAATCGGTTGGAGGTCAAGTTGGTGAGGAGCTTTTTGAAAATGGAGCATTGGCTATTCTATTTGTCTGTTTGGGAATCATCTTGTATTTATCATTAAGGTTTGAATGGAGATTTGCCTTAGCTGCAGTTGTTGCCAACATGCACGACGTAATCATTATTTTAGGTTTTTTTGCTTTTTTTCAATGGGAATTCAATCTTACAGTTTTAGCCGCAGTCCTTGCTGTGCTTGGCTATTCTGTGAATGAGTCTGTTGTTGTTTTTGATAGGGTTAGAGAAAACTTTAAGAAAATGAGAAGGTCGAGTGTCATTGATGTAATGAATAATGCAATTACACGTACCATGTCACGAACCATCATGACCCATTTATCTACACAAACAGTGGTTATTTCGATGTTAATTTTTGGTGGTGAAATCCTTCATAATTTTTCTCTTGCCCTAACAATCGGAATTTTATTTGGAATTTATTCATCCATTATGGTTGGCTGTCCTATGGCCTTATGGCTTGGAACCAATCAATCCAACCTAGCTGGCTCAACCCCGCAAAAAAAAGAAGAAATGGAATCTACTCCATAA
- a CDS encoding queuine tRNA-ribosyltransferase has product MLFKIESTDSKARATKITLNHGTLDTPIFMPVGTYGAVKGITPSMLEEIDFQIILGNTYHLWLRPGMDIVEYHNGLHDFINWQRPILTDSGGFQVWSLGKLRSLNEDGVVFKSPINGDSCFLSPEISMEIQTKLNSDIAMVFDECTNYPASKEEAKSSMELSLRWAKRSKDSFKCNNALFGIVQGGMYKHLRIDSINQLQELDFDGYAIGGLSVGEPKDEMLKVITDLSDHMPNNKPRYLMGVGTPEDILNAVEQGVDMFDCVMPTRNARNGWLFTQFGDIKIKNSQYRNDLKPLDEHCGCYTCKNFSRSYLHHLFRIGEMLGSTLNTIHNLYFYNKFMADARKAIINQKFKEYKSDFFSKRGTSHK; this is encoded by the coding sequence ATGCTATTCAAAATCGAATCAACCGACTCAAAAGCTCGTGCAACCAAAATAACTTTAAATCACGGAACGCTTGATACTCCAATATTTATGCCAGTTGGAACTTATGGGGCTGTTAAAGGCATAACACCTTCGATGCTTGAGGAAATTGATTTTCAGATCATTCTAGGGAATACATACCATCTCTGGTTGAGACCAGGTATGGATATTGTTGAATATCACAATGGATTACACGATTTCATTAATTGGCAAAGGCCAATTTTGACTGATAGCGGTGGCTTTCAGGTCTGGAGTTTAGGCAAGTTAAGATCGTTGAATGAAGATGGCGTGGTATTTAAATCTCCAATAAACGGTGATTCTTGTTTCTTGAGCCCTGAAATTTCAATGGAAATTCAGACAAAACTCAACTCAGATATTGCAATGGTATTTGATGAATGCACAAATTATCCAGCTTCCAAAGAGGAGGCTAAATCATCCATGGAGTTAAGTTTGCGATGGGCAAAAAGATCTAAAGATTCTTTTAAATGCAACAATGCTCTATTTGGAATTGTTCAAGGGGGAATGTATAAACATTTAAGGATTGACTCGATAAATCAATTACAAGAATTAGATTTTGATGGGTATGCCATTGGAGGTTTATCTGTAGGAGAGCCAAAAGACGAGATGCTGAAAGTCATCACAGATTTATCTGATCACATGCCTAACAATAAACCTAGATATTTAATGGGAGTCGGTACACCAGAGGATATTCTTAACGCAGTTGAACAAGGAGTCGATATGTTTGATTGCGTCATGCCAACAAGGAATGCACGAAACGGATGGCTATTTACTCAGTTTGGAGATATTAAAATAAAAAATAGTCAGTATAGGAACGACCTAAAACCATTAGATGAACATTGTGGGTGTTATACCTGTAAAAATTTTTCACGGTCCTACCTCCATCATTTATTTAGGATTGGAGAAATGCTGGGCTCAACATTAAATACAATTCACAATCTATATTTTTATAATAAATTTATGGCGGATGCGCGTAAAGCAATTATTAATCAAAAATTTAAAGAATATAAGAGTGATTTTTTTTCTAAGAGAGGGACATCTCACAAATAG